A single genomic interval of Candidatus Krumholzibacteriia bacterium harbors:
- a CDS encoding SpoIIE family protein phosphatase has protein sequence MSDERAIDTPLQMIGGRVRRRPTSPEASAALRRLRRLGAAALIMLAGGWLPGIWSHLVGASAGAVLIVELVRMHRPHVLAPRVWTAGLAIAGAPLLVPGASDVGRVLFSTAIVVFLLLRRHRVLGVLPSWHRALVFGGCVGAIVLMVLVPDLREVRGWFGEILHGVHGSARLTLVVAAALTAVHLFLGIRLHFLRLRPKLAVAGFLIAAVPVVLLAALAVVVVYGVVGSSTSSHAQSVLAGWLDRVATGELHGPGPFEEGFGAVGIAAEIESPAPPPWRDELADAIEHSGFGPVPAGLWVRRNGEIWAVRTGVDEDGQRVLLGGRRLGPKSIQRLADQLGCEVDLMGAVEDSDLHLTLGGSRSGGIPIGEGEGRLRAKPRSVDTTTESSPWTEQWRIFGGATFEVHDLGGGSLDATGALIRLRTRPSDLVALVTSDANVVNQIVGVALLVIAALFLMLEALALYFGLRIVGGITLAVSGLHQAMRRLARGDLDTRVDLPNQDEFGDLAEGFNDMTRAIHVAQDQIVEKQRLEQEIATARRIQIRLLPESLPEVEGYEIDGGSTPSKQVGGDYFDFIPLPDGRLGVAVADVSGKGIPAALLMSNLQASLQGQLLHEAQVSEVVERMNDLLARSTDTHMFATFFYGVLEPATGRVVGVNAGHDPPLVVRADGTLETLPAGGLILGMLPGQRYTECSTVLAPGDSMILYTDGITEAMGPGTRIPGLDLRALPASTEPTIERHDRSIDDENGDDEEEIVTNFFGEDRLREIAVARRHESAASIRRAILDAVSRHVRDVPQSDDVTLVVIKRRAA, from the coding sequence ATGTCCGACGAGCGAGCGATCGACACTCCCTTGCAGATGATCGGAGGCCGGGTCCGCCGTCGACCGACCTCGCCGGAGGCGAGCGCCGCTCTGCGTCGGCTCCGACGCCTGGGTGCGGCGGCCCTGATCATGCTCGCCGGGGGGTGGCTGCCGGGGATCTGGAGCCATCTCGTCGGCGCGTCCGCCGGTGCCGTCCTGATCGTCGAACTCGTCCGGATGCATCGTCCGCACGTGCTGGCCCCGCGGGTGTGGACCGCCGGCCTGGCGATCGCGGGGGCACCGCTGCTGGTTCCGGGAGCCTCGGACGTCGGCCGCGTGCTGTTCTCCACGGCGATCGTGGTGTTCCTGCTGCTGCGGCGACACCGTGTCCTGGGTGTTCTTCCGTCCTGGCACCGGGCGCTGGTCTTCGGCGGGTGTGTCGGTGCGATCGTACTGATGGTCCTCGTCCCCGATCTGCGTGAGGTCCGCGGCTGGTTCGGCGAGATCCTGCACGGTGTGCACGGGAGTGCCCGGCTGACGCTGGTGGTGGCCGCGGCCCTGACCGCGGTCCATCTGTTCCTGGGCATCCGCCTGCACTTCCTGCGACTGCGTCCGAAGCTGGCCGTGGCCGGCTTCCTGATCGCGGCCGTACCCGTGGTCCTGCTGGCCGCGTTGGCGGTGGTGGTCGTCTACGGCGTGGTGGGCAGTAGCACGAGTTCCCACGCACAGTCGGTGCTCGCCGGCTGGCTCGACCGTGTGGCAACGGGAGAACTGCACGGTCCGGGACCCTTCGAGGAAGGTTTCGGCGCGGTCGGAATCGCGGCGGAGATCGAGAGCCCGGCTCCGCCGCCCTGGCGCGACGAACTGGCCGACGCGATCGAGCACTCCGGCTTCGGCCCCGTTCCGGCGGGCCTGTGGGTCCGTCGGAACGGCGAGATCTGGGCCGTGCGGACCGGCGTGGACGAGGACGGGCAGCGCGTCCTGCTCGGCGGCCGACGGCTCGGACCGAAGAGCATCCAACGCCTGGCCGACCAGCTCGGCTGCGAGGTCGACCTGATGGGAGCGGTCGAGGATTCCGATCTGCATCTGACTCTCGGCGGGTCTCGTTCCGGCGGGATCCCGATCGGCGAGGGCGAGGGCCGCCTGCGGGCGAAGCCCCGGTCGGTGGACACCACGACGGAGTCTTCCCCGTGGACCGAGCAGTGGAGGATCTTCGGGGGAGCGACCTTCGAGGTCCACGATCTCGGAGGGGGGAGCCTCGACGCGACGGGTGCCCTGATCCGGCTACGGACCCGGCCCTCCGACCTGGTGGCGCTGGTCACCTCGGACGCGAACGTGGTGAATCAGATCGTCGGGGTCGCGCTGCTGGTGATCGCGGCCCTGTTCCTCATGCTCGAGGCCCTGGCGCTGTACTTCGGTCTGCGGATCGTGGGAGGGATCACCCTGGCCGTGAGCGGACTGCACCAGGCGATGCGGCGACTGGCCCGGGGCGATCTCGATACCCGCGTCGACCTGCCCAACCAGGACGAATTCGGTGACCTGGCCGAGGGCTTCAACGACATGACCCGGGCGATCCACGTGGCACAGGACCAGATCGTCGAGAAGCAACGACTCGAGCAGGAGATCGCGACCGCCCGCCGGATCCAGATCCGTCTGCTCCCCGAGTCGCTCCCCGAAGTGGAGGGCTACGAGATCGACGGCGGCAGTACGCCGAGCAAGCAGGTCGGTGGAGACTACTTCGACTTCATTCCGCTGCCCGACGGCCGGCTGGGCGTGGCCGTGGCCGACGTCAGCGGCAAGGGCATTCCGGCCGCGCTGCTCATGAGCAACCTCCAGGCGAGTCTGCAGGGACAGCTCCTGCACGAAGCGCAGGTGTCCGAGGTCGTCGAACGCATGAACGACCTGCTGGCCCGCAGCACCGACACGCACATGTTCGCGACCTTCTTCTACGGCGTGCTCGAACCCGCGACCGGTCGCGTGGTGGGGGTGAACGCGGGTCACGATCCGCCCCTCGTGGTGCGGGCCGACGGCACACTCGAGACCCTGCCCGCCGGCGGTCTGATCCTGGGGATGCTTCCCGGGCAGCGCTACACCGAGTGCAGCACGGTGCTCGCTCCGGGCGACAGCATGATCCTCTACACGGACGGGATCACCGAGGCGATGGGGCCGGGAACGCGGATTCCGGGACTGGACCTGCGGGCCCTGCCCGCGTCGACCGAGCCCACGATCGAGCGGCACGACCGCTCGATCGACGACGAGAACGGCGACGACGAAGAAGAGATCGTCACCAACTTCTTCGGCGAGGACCGGCTCCGCGAGATCGCGGTGGCACGACGCCACGAGAGCGCGGCGTCGATTCGCCGGGCGATCCTCGACGCGGTCTCTCGGCACGTGCGTGACGTTCCTCAGTCCGACGACGTGACGTTGGTGGTGATCAAGCGCCGGGCAGCCTGA
- a CDS encoding sigma-70 family RNA polymerase sigma factor — translation MEPRRTAYSRSEGHASNYRSRTVAATDDTDLHDFVLRARGGDPDAYGAVVLRLSSWLRMRLRRYVAGDDDALDDLVQDTFVRAWERLEDFDPERCFEPWVARIGVNLALDRRRSASRRDEVDDAEPWLEAIAVPADAPRAVDDAEMLAEVERALADLPAGWALVLRLRAVEEMSTTEIATALDLPLGTVLSRLSRARARIAIRLAERYGDPRAPEEGTP, via the coding sequence ATGGAACCACGGCGCACGGCGTACTCCCGGTCGGAGGGCCATGCGTCGAACTACCGGAGCCGGACCGTGGCCGCGACCGACGACACCGATCTGCACGACTTCGTCCTGCGGGCTCGCGGCGGCGACCCCGATGCCTACGGCGCGGTCGTCCTGCGTCTGTCGTCGTGGCTCCGGATGCGTCTGCGGCGGTACGTCGCCGGCGACGACGACGCGCTCGACGATCTGGTGCAGGACACCTTCGTCCGCGCCTGGGAACGGCTCGAGGACTTCGATCCGGAGCGATGCTTCGAACCCTGGGTCGCGCGGATCGGCGTGAACCTCGCGCTCGACCGTCGCCGGAGCGCGTCGCGGCGCGACGAGGTGGACGACGCCGAGCCGTGGCTGGAAGCGATCGCCGTCCCGGCCGACGCCCCGCGGGCCGTGGACGACGCCGAGATGCTCGCCGAGGTCGAGCGCGCGCTCGCCGATCTCCCCGCGGGCTGGGCCCTGGTCCTGCGGCTGCGCGCGGTCGAGGAGATGAGCACGACGGAGATCGCGACCGCGCTGGATCTGCCGCTGGGAACGGTCCTCTCCCGACTGTCCCGCGCCCGCGCGCGGATCGCGATCCGTCTGGCGGAACGCTACGGCGATCCGCGAGCACCGGAGGAGGGCACGCCGTGA
- the cheD gene encoding chemoreceptor glutamine deamidase CheD: MNAHATAPAPSPPRPLRGFEHIGFYWDRRYGRFAAKLNPGEYYVTTEDHLIMTVLGSCVSACVRDTVLGVGGMNHFMLPANDDPASLARHVARSASAANRYGTYAMENMINDILKHGGSRDRLEVKIFGGGKILSSMADIGGKNIAFVREFLQIEGFRVSAEDVGDRFPRKLYYEPHSGRVQVKRLKQVESEVVKREENYRRTIDRKPVGGAVELF; the protein is encoded by the coding sequence ATGAACGCGCACGCCACTGCCCCGGCTCCGAGTCCGCCGCGCCCACTGCGGGGTTTCGAACACATCGGCTTCTACTGGGACCGCCGCTACGGTCGCTTCGCCGCGAAGCTGAATCCGGGCGAGTACTACGTCACGACCGAGGATCACCTGATCATGACGGTGCTCGGTTCCTGCGTGTCGGCCTGCGTGCGCGACACCGTGCTGGGTGTCGGCGGCATGAACCACTTCATGCTGCCCGCCAACGACGACCCGGCGAGCCTGGCCCGCCACGTGGCGCGCAGCGCGTCGGCCGCGAACCGGTACGGCACCTACGCGATGGAGAACATGATCAACGACATCCTCAAGCACGGCGGGAGTCGCGATCGGCTCGAGGTCAAGATCTTCGGCGGCGGAAAGATCCTCAGTTCGATGGCCGACATCGGCGGCAAGAACATCGCCTTCGTGCGTGAGTTCCTGCAGATCGAGGGCTTCCGTGTCTCGGCCGAGGACGTCGGCGATCGCTTCCCGCGCAAGCTCTACTACGAACCCCATTCGGGGAGGGTGCAGGTCAAGAGACTGAAGCAGGTCGAGAGCGAGGTCGTGAAGCGCGAGGAGAACTACCGCCGCACGATCGATCGCAAACCCGTCGGCGGCGCCGTCGAGCTCTTCTGA
- a CDS encoding co-chaperone GroES family protein: protein MASIRKHMLVVGDRLLVKPVEGEERTDTGLVLPATAVSDQQVRSGRVIKVGPGIPVPEPMDHDEPWKKREPSARYVPLQAREGDTALFLKKASVEIKFEGENYLIVPNSAVLLLVREELDLGEDRPDRH, encoded by the coding sequence ATGGCCTCGATCCGCAAGCACATGCTGGTCGTCGGCGACCGGCTGCTGGTCAAACCCGTGGAGGGCGAGGAACGGACGGACACCGGCCTCGTCCTCCCGGCCACGGCCGTCAGCGACCAGCAGGTCCGGTCCGGTCGCGTGATCAAGGTGGGGCCGGGCATCCCCGTGCCCGAGCCCATGGACCACGACGAACCGTGGAAGAAGCGCGAGCCCTCGGCGCGCTACGTGCCGCTGCAGGCGCGCGAAGGCGACACGGCACTGTTCCTGAAGAAGGCCTCGGTCGAGATCAAGTTCGAGGGCGAGAACTACCTGATCGTTCCGAACAGTGCCGTGTTGTTGCTGGTCCGAGAGGAACTGGATCTCGGCGAGGACCGACCGGACCGGCACTGA
- a CDS encoding alpha/beta fold hydrolase, whose amino-acid sequence MKIALVVVAAALFVIVATVVLFRSTRADLPAPASMATLPDALDIHLAAREARFDDLRAGAEKKIVWHDPTTKRRTPLAIVYLHGFSATRREAFPLAETVADSLGANLFLTRLSGHGRDGEAMAEATVADWLADVREAMAVAARLGERTVLVGLSTGGTLAVWAATRPDWKDQLEALVLISPNLGPRDVRAGLLLWPGGLTLTRWIQGPERAWEPQNEQHAAHWTTRYPVEAVATMMRLVTGVRRLDPSEIVTPVLLLHSDRDTVIRVDRAIDVFDRMESDRSERVVVSGVGDEDGHVLAGDVLSPGTTDQVVRAIVGFVRGDSTRD is encoded by the coding sequence ATGAAGATCGCCCTCGTCGTCGTCGCCGCCGCTCTGTTCGTGATCGTGGCCACCGTGGTGCTGTTCCGGTCGACCCGGGCCGACCTGCCGGCGCCGGCGAGCATGGCCACCCTGCCCGACGCCCTCGACATCCATCTCGCCGCGCGGGAGGCTCGCTTCGACGACCTGCGCGCGGGCGCCGAGAAGAAGATCGTATGGCACGATCCGACCACGAAGCGTCGAACGCCGCTGGCCATCGTCTACCTCCACGGTTTCTCGGCGACCCGGCGCGAGGCGTTCCCGTTGGCCGAGACGGTCGCCGATTCGCTCGGCGCCAACCTCTTCCTCACGCGGCTGAGCGGACACGGGCGCGACGGTGAGGCCATGGCCGAGGCCACGGTGGCCGACTGGTTGGCCGACGTGCGCGAAGCGATGGCGGTGGCCGCACGGCTCGGGGAACGCACGGTGCTCGTGGGTCTGTCGACCGGTGGGACCCTGGCGGTGTGGGCCGCGACACGGCCGGACTGGAAGGACCAGCTCGAGGCGCTCGTCCTGATCTCACCGAACCTCGGTCCGCGCGACGTGCGGGCCGGGCTGCTGCTGTGGCCGGGCGGACTCACGCTCACCCGATGGATCCAGGGCCCGGAGCGCGCGTGGGAGCCGCAGAACGAGCAGCACGCTGCGCACTGGACCACGCGTTACCCGGTCGAGGCGGTGGCCACGATGATGCGCCTGGTGACGGGGGTACGGCGGCTCGATCCGAGCGAGATCGTCACGCCGGTGCTGCTGCTGCATTCCGACCGCGACACGGTGATCCGTGTGGATCGGGCGATCGACGTCTTCGACAGAATGGAATCCGACCGCAGCGAACGGGTCGTCGTCTCCGGCGTGGGCGACGAGGACGGGCACGTCCTCGCCGGTGACGTCCTGTCGCCGGGGACGACCGATCAGGTCGTCCGCGCGATCGTCGGGTTCGTGCGCGGGGACTCGACGCGGGACTGA
- a CDS encoding response regulator yields the protein MATILAVDDSRSLRQMVTVTLQSAGHTVTEAEDGVQALDLAKTGNFNLVLTDVNMPNMDGITLIKELRQLPSYKFTPMLVLTTESGDGRKSDGRQAGATGWLVKPFNPEQLLAVIKKVLG from the coding sequence ATGGCGACGATTCTCGCGGTCGACGACTCGCGCTCGTTGCGCCAGATGGTGACGGTCACGCTCCAGAGCGCCGGCCACACCGTGACCGAAGCAGAAGACGGCGTGCAGGCCCTCGACCTGGCCAAGACCGGAAACTTCAACCTGGTCCTGACCGACGTGAACATGCCGAACATGGACGGCATCACGTTGATCAAGGAGCTGCGTCAGCTGCCCAGCTACAAGTTCACGCCGATGCTGGTGCTCACCACCGAATCGGGGGACGGCCGTAAGAGCGACGGCCGTCAGGCCGGGGCCACGGGTTGGCTGGTCAAGCCCTTCAACCCCGAGCAGCTACTCGCGGTGATCAAGAAGGTGCTGGGGTAG
- a CDS encoding peptide MFS transporter, whose product MTEPTARTAADDHSFFGHPRGLATLFFTEFWERFSYYGMRALLVLFMTDTARHGMGLETETATAIYGLYTFGVYALALPGGWMADKIFGQRRAVLIGGIIIAAGHYTMAVPTDPSFFLGMFLIVLGTGLLKPNVSSVVGDLYPEGGARRDAGFSIFYMGINFGALLGPLICGYLGEEVNWHLGFGAAGVGMTFGLLQYVLGGKHMGNAGYLKGDAADPASVKRAVSQFTWGVVFIVVLSAVIIGLSAADILPLTLVGFAQSTGIIVLVLAAFYFVYVAFFACKDGVERARIGVIFLLFLGAAMFWSGFEQAGSSMNLFAENFTDRVIFGWEMPTTFLQSVNPLFIIILAPVMGMLWVRLGAYNPSIPVKFGLGLVLLGSGFFVLAWGAQFIEAGKVSPMWLVTTYFLHTVGELCLSPIGLSSITKLAPQRLVSQMMGTWFVGAALGNLIAGLVAGFIEDMPQDQLFSTVALIVIGSGVVFLLFAKPIGKLTHGVK is encoded by the coding sequence ATGACCGAACCCACCGCTCGAACGGCCGCGGACGATCACTCCTTCTTCGGACATCCCCGCGGCCTCGCGACCCTCTTCTTCACCGAGTTCTGGGAGCGCTTCAGCTACTACGGCATGCGCGCGCTGCTGGTCCTCTTCATGACCGACACCGCGCGCCACGGCATGGGCCTCGAGACCGAGACCGCGACGGCGATCTATGGTCTGTACACCTTCGGTGTATACGCTCTGGCACTGCCCGGCGGGTGGATGGCCGACAAGATCTTCGGTCAGCGCCGAGCCGTCCTGATCGGCGGGATCATCATTGCCGCCGGCCACTACACGATGGCCGTGCCCACCGATCCGAGCTTCTTCCTGGGTATGTTCCTGATCGTGCTCGGCACCGGCCTGTTGAAGCCCAACGTGAGTTCGGTGGTCGGGGATCTGTATCCCGAGGGCGGGGCGCGCCGTGACGCCGGGTTCTCGATCTTCTACATGGGGATCAACTTCGGTGCATTGCTCGGTCCCCTGATCTGCGGTTACCTCGGCGAGGAGGTCAACTGGCACCTGGGCTTCGGCGCCGCCGGCGTCGGCATGACCTTCGGTCTGCTGCAGTACGTGCTCGGTGGCAAGCACATGGGCAACGCGGGGTACCTCAAGGGCGACGCCGCGGATCCCGCATCGGTGAAACGCGCCGTGTCGCAATTCACGTGGGGCGTGGTCTTCATCGTGGTTCTCAGCGCGGTCATCATCGGCCTGTCGGCTGCGGACATCCTTCCGCTGACCCTGGTCGGATTCGCGCAGTCCACCGGAATCATCGTCCTGGTGCTCGCAGCCTTCTACTTCGTCTACGTGGCCTTCTTCGCCTGCAAGGACGGCGTGGAGCGTGCACGGATCGGTGTGATCTTCCTGCTCTTCCTGGGCGCGGCCATGTTCTGGAGCGGCTTCGAACAGGCCGGATCGAGCATGAACCTCTTCGCCGAGAATTTCACCGACCGCGTGATTTTCGGCTGGGAGATGCCGACCACCTTCCTGCAGAGCGTCAATCCGCTGTTCATCATCATCCTGGCTCCCGTCATGGGAATGCTCTGGGTGCGACTCGGCGCGTACAACCCCTCGATTCCAGTCAAATTCGGTCTGGGATTGGTCCTGCTCGGCAGCGGTTTCTTCGTGTTGGCCTGGGGCGCGCAGTTCATCGAGGCGGGAAAGGTCAGCCCGATGTGGCTGGTCACGACCTACTTCCTGCACACCGTGGGCGAGTTGTGCCTGAGCCCGATCGGATTGAGCTCGATCACCAAGCTTGCGCCACAGCGACTCGTGAGTCAGATGATGGGTACGTGGTTCGTGGGTGCGGCGCTCGGTAACCTGATCGCAGGTCTGGTAGCGGGCTTCATCGAGGACATGCCGCAGGACCAGTTGTTCTCGACGGTTGCCCTGATCGTGATCGGTTCGGGCGTGGTCTTCCTGCTCTTCGCCAAGCCGATCGGAAAGCTCACCCATGGCGTGAAGTAG
- a CDS encoding methyl-accepting chemotaxis protein: protein MVVLGATPLLLFLFGSPTWLVAAGGSGVATLAFGGWISHVGSGADEPDGRPRVKADDHDHEGFCPATFMLLWELMSPQIEQVSLVQQELEQVRGLIGDAVGKLGASFTGMNEGTQMQLTKVRSIMSDESDDGSRRVSLEEFAQENNRLVGAFVDQISAISQQSQDMVRRIQDISGQMDQVAGRIGEVQNIAERTRLLALNANIEAARAGSAGRGFMVVADEVRKLAADSHGFADEIRSLVEGSHTSINQAREIMETMAGEDMQSALASKSEIDTMLQDLHEINEHAKSTMAEVEAIAGNIGNEVGLAITALQFEDMVRQLIEHVSQRTNLLRLYAAETFSDETWKLSDPTSLGQAEATVEQLARTLRAKHGLFDTLSHQPVEQQQMDWGDAELF, encoded by the coding sequence ATGGTCGTACTCGGTGCGACGCCGCTGCTCCTGTTCCTGTTCGGGAGCCCCACCTGGCTGGTGGCCGCCGGCGGAAGCGGGGTGGCCACGTTGGCATTCGGAGGATGGATCTCACACGTCGGATCGGGCGCCGACGAACCCGACGGACGACCGCGCGTGAAGGCCGACGATCACGACCACGAAGGCTTCTGTCCCGCTACGTTCATGCTCCTCTGGGAGCTGATGAGCCCGCAGATCGAGCAGGTGTCGCTGGTCCAGCAGGAGCTCGAGCAGGTCCGCGGATTGATCGGGGACGCGGTCGGCAAGCTCGGCGCCAGCTTCACGGGCATGAACGAGGGCACCCAGATGCAGCTGACGAAGGTACGCTCGATCATGAGCGACGAGAGCGACGACGGATCCCGCCGGGTGAGCCTCGAGGAGTTCGCCCAGGAGAACAACCGCCTCGTCGGCGCCTTCGTCGACCAGATCTCGGCGATCTCACAGCAGAGTCAGGACATGGTCCGCCGGATCCAGGACATCAGCGGACAGATGGACCAGGTGGCGGGACGAATCGGTGAAGTGCAGAACATCGCCGAGCGCACCCGCCTGCTCGCGCTGAACGCGAACATCGAGGCCGCGCGTGCCGGTAGCGCCGGGCGGGGCTTCATGGTGGTCGCCGACGAAGTCCGCAAGCTCGCCGCCGACAGCCACGGCTTCGCCGACGAGATCCGCTCACTGGTCGAGGGCTCGCACACCTCGATCAACCAGGCTCGAGAGATCATGGAGACCATGGCCGGCGAGGACATGCAGTCGGCCCTGGCCTCGAAGTCCGAGATCGACACCATGCTGCAGGACCTGCACGAGATCAACGAACACGCCAAGTCGACCATGGCCGAGGTCGAGGCGATCGCCGGCAACATCGGCAACGAGGTCGGTCTGGCGATCACGGCCCTGCAGTTCGAGGACATGGTGCGTCAGTTGATCGAGCATGTGAGCCAACGCACCAATCTCCTGCGCCTGTACGCGGCCGAGACCTTCAGCGACGAGACCTGGAAACTGTCCGATCCGACGAGCCTGGGCCAGGCCGAGGCCACCGTCGAGCAGCTCGCCCGGACCCTTCGCGCGAAGCACGGACTCTTCGACACCTTGTCCCACCAACCGGTGGAACAGCAGCAGATGGACTGGGGCGATGCCGAACTCTTCTGA